The sequence ACAATTCTTAATCCTGATAGTTTGCAGAAGCACAGCAATTTCGAGATGATCTTAAAAACATAGAAAATTTTAAGGAAGAAGTAAAAGCAGAAATGCTTCACAGTATCCTGTTTGCTGATGATGCCGTAATAAAAGCAATGGCAGAATTTGTTAAAAAACCCTCTCACACTTCATATATCAAAACTGTCTCTGCAATGAGAAAAGATTTGTGGGGTAAGAAAACGGAGATAGACGAGGATATTTTGAAAGAATTTTCTGCTAAAAAGAATTGATGAAATTTATTTTATGTGAAACAGCAGGACGCCTGAGTCAATTTTGTAGTTTATAGGAGTATTTTTAAGTGAAAATAACAATAAAAGAAGTTGAACATGTAGCTAAACTGGCAAGGCTTGAACTTTCTCCGGAAGAAAAAGAGAAGTATGCCGGCCAGCTTGAAAAGATATTGGAGTATGTAGACCTGTTGAATAAACTGGATACCAAAGATATTGAACCGACAAGCCATGCTCTTGAATTAGAAAATGTCTTTAGGGAAGATAAGCTTGAGCCTTGTTCAACGGAAGCCCGCGACAGGCTCCTGGCAAATGCTCCTGAGCGGGAAGGCGATTATTTCAAGGTAAAAAAGGTAATTGAATAAAATGGAAAACAATATAACGAACCTTTCTGCAAAAGAATTGAGCGAGAAAATAAAAGCCCGCGAGCTCTCAAGCTCTGAAGTTACACGGGCCTATCTTGACAGGATAAAAGCCGTAGATCCTAAGATAAAATCTTTTGTCACGGTCTTTGAAGAAGAGGCTTTAGAACAAGCCGAAACAATCGATAAAAAAGCCGCAGGCAAAGAAGAACTCGGGCCGCTTTGCGGGGTCCCTATAGCGATAAAAGATAACATGATGATCACTGGCACTCCGACAACCTGTTCTTCAAAGATATTAAAGAATTATCTGGCGACGTATGACTCTACTGTAATAACAAAATTAAAAACCGCTGATGCGGTTTTCCTTGGGAAAACGAATATGGACGAGTTTGCCATGGGTTCTTCTACCGAGAACTCGGCTTTTTTTACTACCAAAAACCCGTGGGATACAAGCCGTATACCCGGAGGTTCATCAGGAGGGAGCGCAGCGTGTGTTTCAAGCCTCATGGCTGCGGTATCTCTTGGTTCGGATACAGGAGGGTCTATAAGACAGCCTGCAAGCTGCTGCGGAGTTATCGGTTTAAAACCGACCTACGGCAGAGTGAGCAGGTACGGCCTGGTAGCTTTTGCTTCCTCTCTTGACCAGATAGGCCCTTTTTCAAGGACTGTTGAAGATACCGCA comes from Candidatus Liberimonas magnetica and encodes:
- the gatC gene encoding Asp-tRNA(Asn)/Glu-tRNA(Gln) amidotransferase subunit GatC, coding for MKITIKEVEHVAKLARLELSPEEKEKYAGQLEKILEYVDLLNKLDTKDIEPTSHALELENVFREDKLEPCSTEARDRLLANAPEREGDYFKVKKVIE